A genomic region of Thermocrinis sp. contains the following coding sequences:
- the bioF gene encoding 8-amino-7-oxononanoate synthase — MQWLEEELRRIQEQHLFRKRKLRESLKDFCSNDYLALRDHPEVKEEVIKTLKDYGLGSGASALVSGYTKQHKALEEKLSSFKEVPSCLLFGSGYLANIGTIPALASEGDLILSDQLNHASIIDACRLSKAKVLVFPHLDYQNAEELLKENRKHYRRCLIVSDSVFSMDGDVAHLPTLLRLADEYDCMLFLDEAHATGILGQRGKGIFEEFNLKWQERVILMGTLSKAVGSYGAFVCSSEKLIEYLINKARSFIFSTSLPPAICAGAKKAIEIAEREPWRVQRVKNLAESIYKELSKIGFSVKFHHTPILPIMLYSEEKAISLSEALFEKGVLLQAIRYPTVPKGEARLRLTASLRYTEEDLEFLYTSLKTLPHLPLTSLPFP; from the coding sequence ATGCAGTGGTTAGAAGAAGAGCTAAGAAGAATACAAGAGCAGCATCTTTTCCGAAAAAGAAAGCTTAGAGAAAGTTTAAAGGATTTTTGTTCTAACGATTACCTTGCTCTGAGGGACCATCCTGAAGTGAAGGAAGAAGTAATAAAAACTTTAAAGGATTACGGATTGGGTAGTGGAGCCTCTGCCTTAGTTTCTGGATATACAAAACAGCACAAGGCATTAGAGGAAAAGCTTTCCAGCTTCAAAGAAGTTCCCTCCTGCCTTCTTTTTGGTTCTGGATACCTTGCAAACATAGGAACCATACCCGCCTTAGCTTCCGAAGGAGACTTAATACTCAGCGACCAGCTAAACCATGCATCCATAATAGATGCCTGTAGGTTGTCAAAGGCTAAGGTTTTGGTCTTTCCTCACTTGGATTATCAGAATGCTGAGGAGCTTTTAAAAGAAAACAGAAAGCATTACAGAAGGTGTCTTATAGTCTCAGACAGCGTCTTTAGCATGGATGGTGATGTGGCGCACCTTCCCACCCTACTAAGATTGGCAGATGAATACGATTGTATGCTCTTTCTGGATGAAGCGCATGCTACGGGCATACTTGGACAAAGGGGAAAAGGTATTTTTGAAGAGTTTAACCTAAAATGGCAGGAAAGAGTGATTTTGATGGGGACACTGTCCAAAGCTGTAGGCTCTTATGGTGCTTTTGTTTGCAGTTCAGAGAAGTTGATTGAATACTTAATAAACAAGGCAAGAAGTTTTATCTTTTCCACATCATTACCGCCTGCAATTTGCGCAGGTGCTAAAAAGGCTATTGAGATTGCGGAGCGTGAGCCATGGAGGGTTCAGAGGGTGAAAAACCTAGCAGAGAGCATCTACAAAGAACTATCAAAAATTGGGTTTTCTGTAAAATTTCATCACACACCCATCCTACCCATTATGCTATACTCAGAAGAGAAGGCTATTAGCCTGTCCGAGGCACTTTTCGAAAAAGGTGTGCTTTTGCAAGCCATCAGATATCCAACAGTGCCAAAAGGAGAAGCAAGGCTCAGACTTACAGCAAGTCTCAGATACACAGAGGAAGACTTAGAGTTTTTATATACTAGCTTAAAAACCCTCCCCCACCTTCCCCTTACTAGCCTCCCTTTCCCATAA
- a CDS encoding complex I NDUFA9 subunit family protein: MERVAITGATGFVGRYIVDELLKRKYKVFALVRNVDKLKGLFSDKVVGVKVDFYKKDSIKKALEEIKPDAIIHLIGILTEDRRKNITFYRVHYLLSKTLYEVCEDHGVNRVIHMSSLGTHKEAPSEYHKTKYMAEEFLKASGLKYTIFRPSLILGPEQRLFFDMWKITKLLPVIALPGGGSYLFQPVDVRDVACAFVNSLERQESEGKVYELCGSETVSFKELLEDIFSKWNRKVLLIPAPKPLMYFAGKIAEKLLSPPPFSSDQMLMMWRDNVCGLDQDVETEGINKLCDREPIPYRESLSWSLENFRYNL, encoded by the coding sequence ATGGAAAGGGTAGCTATAACTGGGGCTACTGGTTTTGTAGGAAGGTATATAGTTGATGAGCTTTTAAAGAGAAAATACAAGGTTTTTGCCTTGGTAAGAAATGTGGATAAGCTAAAGGGTCTTTTTTCCGATAAGGTGGTGGGTGTAAAGGTGGATTTTTATAAGAAGGACAGTATAAAAAAAGCCCTTGAAGAGATAAAGCCCGATGCAATCATACACCTTATAGGCATTCTTACAGAAGACAGGCGTAAAAACATAACCTTTTACAGGGTCCATTATCTACTTTCAAAAACCCTATACGAAGTTTGTGAGGATCATGGAGTAAATAGGGTTATCCACATGAGTTCTCTTGGGACCCACAAAGAAGCCCCTTCTGAGTATCACAAAACCAAGTATATGGCCGAGGAATTCCTAAAAGCTTCTGGACTTAAATACACTATCTTTAGACCTTCCCTGATTTTGGGTCCAGAGCAAAGACTTTTCTTTGACATGTGGAAAATCACCAAGCTTTTACCGGTCATTGCCCTTCCTGGTGGTGGTAGTTATCTTTTCCAGCCTGTGGATGTGAGAGATGTAGCATGCGCCTTTGTAAATAGTTTGGAAAGACAGGAATCTGAAGGTAAGGTCTATGAGCTTTGTGGAAGTGAGACGGTAAGCTTTAAAGAGCTTTTGGAAGATATATTCTCTAAGTGGAACAGGAAAGTTTTACTGATACCCGCGCCAAAACCACTCATGTATTTTGCCGGAAAGATAGCGGAGAAGCTTCTTAGCCCTCCACCTTTTAGTTCAGACCAAATGCTTATGATGTGGAGGGACAACGTGTGCGGATTGGACCAGGATGTAGAAACTGAAGGAATAAACAAGCTCTGCGACAGGGAACCTATACCCTACAGAGAAAGCCTAAGCTGGAGTTTGGAAAATTTCAGGTATAATTTATAG
- a CDS encoding ATP-binding protein, with the protein MIDKNCPVCKGTGFVDKGKVVEICTCRFRQEDFQSRLNIPKRFWTVELENYQPISPAQRRAYEVCKEFVHNFDPEEGKGITLVGPTQMGKTHLMVGVLKALYREKRVRGFFFDTKEMLFQLRFYMNNEEDKYSRFLKFLMNVPVLVLDDLGSERLSDWSVETISLIITYRYNHQLSTLITTNYQLKKSEDDFLNSLEERISPAVVGKIFQMNEVVYLY; encoded by the coding sequence GTGATAGACAAGAATTGTCCAGTTTGTAAAGGCACCGGCTTTGTGGACAAAGGGAAGGTAGTGGAGATATGCACTTGTAGATTTCGGCAAGAAGACTTTCAAAGCAGGCTGAACATTCCAAAGAGGTTTTGGACTGTGGAGCTTGAAAATTACCAGCCTATCTCTCCAGCCCAACGGAGAGCGTACGAAGTATGTAAAGAATTCGTTCATAACTTTGACCCAGAGGAAGGGAAGGGTATTACCTTAGTTGGTCCTACGCAGATGGGTAAAACCCACTTGATGGTAGGCGTTTTGAAAGCCCTATACAGGGAGAAAAGGGTAAGAGGCTTTTTCTTTGATACAAAAGAAATGCTATTCCAGCTCAGGTTCTACATGAACAATGAGGAAGACAAATATAGCAGATTTTTAAAATTCCTCATGAACGTGCCCGTTCTTGTGTTAGATGACTTAGGCAGTGAAAGGCTTTCCGATTGGAGTGTGGAGACAATCTCACTTATTATCACATACAGATACAACCATCAGCTTAGCACCTTAATAACCACAAATTACCAACTAAAAAAATCAGAAGACGATTTCCTAAACAGCTTAGAAGAGAGAATATCCCCAGCGGTGGTAGGCAAAATCTTCCAGATGAACGAAGTGGTTTATCTTTACTGA
- a CDS encoding flagellar hook-basal body complex protein, with product MMRSFFNAVTGLNAYRTWMDITSDNLANINTIGFKGNRPIFQDVISSVNIGLNTVTNTMKSTTYGAGILVNSTQKLWATGNFKQTGVNTDLAIQGRGLFIIKDPISNAFYYTRDGQFRISRDGYMVNSGGLKLQGFRVDEKGKAIGTGLEDIHVIQQLPPKSTGTITFLQPSNLNADAAVPAVAFDPNNPTSYNYKYTITIYDSLGTPYQADLFFRKSATNRWEIYLRSDIDPNTPGYEFSGNWVGVRFDASGKLVYDNDVVLREPAPDGKSFLYYLNPASLTVPAITPSGGSFPAAANWRIYVGETPQ from the coding sequence ATGATGAGAAGCTTTTTTAACGCAGTTACAGGGCTTAACGCATACAGAACCTGGATGGACATAACCTCTGATAACTTAGCTAACATAAATACTATAGGATTCAAGGGAAACAGGCCCATCTTTCAAGATGTGATATCTTCAGTTAATATAGGCCTAAATACTGTGACGAACACTATGAAATCTACCACGTATGGGGCAGGTATTCTGGTGAATAGCACGCAGAAGCTCTGGGCCACAGGCAACTTTAAACAGACGGGTGTAAATACAGACCTTGCCATACAGGGCAGAGGTCTTTTTATAATTAAGGATCCGATAAGCAACGCTTTCTATTACACCAGGGATGGGCAATTCAGAATTAGCAGGGATGGTTATATGGTAAATTCTGGGGGCTTAAAACTTCAGGGTTTTAGAGTGGACGAGAAGGGGAAAGCCATAGGCACTGGGCTTGAGGACATACACGTTATACAACAACTTCCTCCAAAATCCACAGGAACAATCACCTTTTTACAACCTTCCAATTTAAACGCCGACGCTGCCGTGCCAGCAGTAGCCTTTGACCCAAACAACCCAACTTCCTACAATTACAAATACACAATAACAATATATGACAGTTTGGGCACTCCCTATCAGGCGGACTTATTTTTTAGAAAATCAGCAACAAATAGGTGGGAAATTTACCTCCGCTCAGACATTGATCCTAACACCCCTGGTTATGAATTCTCTGGTAATTGGGTTGGTGTAAGGTTTGATGCTTCTGGTAAGTTGGTATACGATAACGATGTAGTTCTTAGAGAGCCTGCACCTGATGGTAAGAGTTTTTTGTATTATTTAAATCCTGCTTCCTTGACTGTCCCAGCAATTACACCCAGCGGTGGTAGCTTTCCAGCTGCTGCAAATTGGCGCATATACGTAGGTGAAACACCCCAA
- a CDS encoding flagellar hook-basal body complex protein, protein QNGYAKGDLVDVYVLSEDGAVVGVYSNGKSLPLYRVAIAVFSDPEELIKKGANLYTSISTPTIMMPSGAEKVRSGMLEMSNVDIATEFINLISAQRSYQANSRTITATNAILDDTINLVR, encoded by the coding sequence ACCAAAACGGATACGCCAAGGGGGACCTGGTGGATGTTTACGTTCTTTCTGAAGATGGTGCGGTAGTGGGTGTGTACTCCAACGGCAAATCCTTACCTCTTTATAGGGTGGCCATAGCTGTTTTCTCCGATCCGGAGGAGCTTATAAAGAAGGGTGCTAACCTTTACACTTCCATCTCAACACCCACAATAATGATGCCGAGCGGTGCAGAAAAAGTCCGCTCTGGTATGTTGGAGATGTCAAATGTGGATATAGCTACGGAATTTATTAATCTAATATCGGCTCAAAGGTCCTATCAAGCTAACTCCAGGACTATAACAGCTACAAATGCCATACTTGATGATACAATAAACTTAGTTAGATAA
- a CDS encoding AbrB/MazE/SpoVT family DNA-binding domain-containing protein, which translates to MSNYLALSNNFYIFKLMEEIAKVMARGLIALPSDVRKKLNLKEGDIVKVQVKDNQIILEKEERIYDLKGSIKEVKPAEKSFAQILQEELNKKRKEG; encoded by the coding sequence TTGTCAAACTACTTGGCATTGTCAAACAACTTTTATATATTCAAACTTATGGAAGAAATCGCAAAGGTAATGGCAAGGGGACTGATAGCTTTGCCGAGTGACGTAAGAAAAAAACTAAACTTGAAGGAGGGAGACATAGTAAAGGTGCAAGTCAAAGACAATCAGATCATCTTGGAAAAGGAGGAAAGAATATACGACCTAAAGGGAAGCATTAAGGAGGTAAAACCTGCTGAAAAGAGCTTTGCCCAAATACTCCAAGAAGAGCTAAACAAAAAAAGAAAGGAGGGGTAA
- the ispG gene encoding flavodoxin-dependent (E)-4-hydroxy-3-methylbut-2-enyl-diphosphate synthase — protein sequence MIHRRKTRQISVGWVKVGGSAPVVVQSMTSTKTHDVEATLSQIKRLAKAGCELIRVAVPHQEDVEALPDIVKNSPIPVIADIHFAPSYAFKSMEAGVHGIRINPGNIGKEEVVKEIVQEAKRKGVAVRLGVNSGSLEKDLLEKYGYPKAEALFESAIRWSEKFEKWGLYNFKVSIKGSDVLENVKANELFAEKTDIPLHIGITEAGMGLKGIVKSSVGIGILLYKGIGDTIRVSLTDDPEVEVETAYAILQSLGLRRRGIEIIACPTCGRIEVDLPEVVKEVEEKLKGVQKPLKVAIMGCVVNAIGEAREADLGLACGKGFAWLFKDGKPIKRVSEEDMAKALLEEVLSYDRKGEV from the coding sequence ATGATTCACCGAAGGAAGACAAGACAGATCAGCGTAGGTTGGGTAAAGGTAGGCGGATCTGCACCTGTAGTAGTGCAGTCTATGACTTCTACAAAGACTCACGACGTAGAAGCTACCCTGTCTCAAATAAAAAGGTTAGCTAAGGCTGGATGCGAGCTGATAAGGGTGGCAGTTCCTCACCAAGAAGACGTAGAAGCTCTGCCTGACATAGTTAAAAACTCCCCTATTCCAGTTATAGCAGACATTCACTTTGCACCTTCCTATGCCTTTAAGTCCATGGAAGCTGGCGTCCATGGAATACGCATAAATCCGGGAAACATCGGCAAAGAGGAGGTAGTAAAAGAAATAGTGCAAGAAGCCAAAAGAAAAGGAGTAGCAGTTCGGTTGGGGGTAAATTCAGGATCCCTTGAAAAGGACCTTTTGGAAAAGTACGGCTACCCAAAGGCAGAGGCACTTTTTGAGAGTGCCATCAGGTGGTCTGAAAAGTTTGAAAAGTGGGGGCTTTATAATTTCAAGGTTTCTATAAAAGGTTCGGATGTTCTGGAAAACGTAAAAGCCAATGAGCTCTTTGCAGAGAAAACAGATATACCACTGCACATAGGAATAACAGAGGCGGGTATGGGCTTGAAGGGAATAGTAAAATCTTCTGTGGGTATAGGCATACTGCTCTACAAGGGTATAGGAGATACGATAAGGGTTTCTTTGACGGACGATCCAGAAGTGGAGGTGGAAACAGCTTACGCCATACTTCAATCCTTGGGTCTAAGAAGAAGGGGTATAGAAATTATAGCCTGTCCCACCTGCGGCAGAATAGAGGTAGATTTGCCTGAGGTAGTTAAGGAAGTGGAGGAGAAATTAAAGGGTGTGCAAAAGCCTTTGAAGGTTGCCATAATGGGGTGTGTGGTCAATGCCATAGGAGAGGCAAGAGAGGCAGACCTTGGCCTTGCCTGCGGGAAAGGCTTTGCTTGGCTATTTAAAGACGGAAAACCTATAAAGAGAGTGAGCGAAGAAGATATGGCAAAAGCTCTATTGGAAGAGGTTTTAAGCTATGACAGAAAAGGAGAAGTATGA
- a CDS encoding phosphoglycerate kinase, with translation MPFGKKTLRDVEVSGKRVLVRVDFNVPIDEFGNIEDDTRIRSSMPTIEYLLDAKAKVILMSHLGRPKGKRDPKFSLSPVAKRLSRYLNREVKLAPACVGEEVKKMVQELKEGEILLLENLRFNPGEENKDEEFAKELASYAEVYVNDAFGTCHRKHSSVYLVPKFLKPAVMGFLLEKEITYFEKAMVNPQRPVVAIIGGAKVSSKLGILKNLLRRVDKLFIGGAMAFTFIKAMGYSVGNSLVEQELLETAKDIIDVAKKLGVKFYLPVDFVVGTEISDQTHTKVVPWQEIPEGWMGLDIGPVSINLLKEVISDAQTIVWNGPMGVFELDRFKDGTYETAKMLAQSPALTIAGGGDTDHAIHKAGVYNAIDFVSTGGGAFLELLEGKTLPCIEVLDDKV, from the coding sequence ATGCCCTTCGGAAAAAAGACTTTGAGGGATGTGGAAGTTTCTGGCAAGAGGGTTTTGGTCAGGGTAGATTTTAACGTGCCCATAGATGAATTTGGGAACATAGAGGATGATACGCGCATAAGGTCATCCATGCCAACCATTGAATACTTGCTGGATGCAAAGGCTAAGGTAATTCTTATGTCCCATCTTGGAAGACCAAAGGGTAAAAGGGATCCTAAGTTCAGTCTAAGTCCTGTGGCAAAAAGACTCTCCAGATATCTAAACAGAGAGGTTAAGTTGGCTCCTGCCTGCGTGGGAGAAGAGGTTAAAAAGATGGTTCAGGAATTAAAGGAAGGGGAAATACTGCTTCTTGAGAACCTACGCTTTAATCCTGGAGAGGAAAATAAAGACGAAGAGTTTGCAAAAGAGCTTGCAAGCTACGCAGAAGTTTACGTAAACGACGCCTTCGGCACATGCCACAGAAAGCACTCATCGGTCTATTTGGTTCCTAAGTTTCTCAAACCGGCTGTGATGGGCTTTCTTTTGGAAAAGGAAATAACATACTTTGAAAAAGCTATGGTCAATCCCCAAAGACCAGTAGTTGCCATCATAGGTGGTGCGAAGGTATCTTCTAAGCTTGGTATACTGAAGAACTTGCTAAGAAGGGTAGATAAACTCTTTATAGGTGGGGCTATGGCTTTTACCTTTATAAAAGCTATGGGCTATTCTGTAGGTAATTCCTTAGTGGAACAGGAGCTTTTGGAAACTGCAAAGGACATAATAGATGTAGCAAAGAAGCTGGGAGTTAAGTTTTACCTACCAGTTGATTTTGTTGTAGGCACAGAGATCTCAGACCAGACCCACACAAAGGTAGTCCCTTGGCAGGAAATACCGGAAGGGTGGATGGGTTTAGATATAGGACCTGTATCTATAAACCTCTTGAAAGAAGTAATTTCTGACGCTCAGACTATAGTTTGGAACGGTCCTATGGGAGTTTTTGAGCTGGACAGGTTCAAGGACGGCACATACGAAACTGCAAAGATGCTGGCGCAGTCCCCTGCCCTAACCATAGCAGGTGGGGGAGACACGGACCATGCCATACACAAGGCAGGCGTGTATAACGCCATAGACTTTGTTTCTACGGGCGGTGGAGCCTTTCTTGAACTTTTAGAAGGTAAAACCCTTCCTTGCATTGAAGTTCTGGACGATAAGGTTTAA
- a CDS encoding lytic transglycosylase domain-containing protein codes for MKLGIVLTLFAVFLTSCTPTVRNTLLSKNSNVELVKKGAFGFSEEEERFIEQEARTFNINIPDRQEIMRFVNYFLASRQEFERMMQRANYYMPVIKPILKKHNLPEELALLPAIESGFNPFAVSRAGAAGLWQFIPSTGRRYGLRIDQDVDERFDVIKSTEAAALYLKDLYEMFKSWELALAAYNCGENCIIRRTGGMDFWLTQGFLPAETRNYVPAFFAVLLLARYPEKYGLSLNVQGLNLKAEKLEEETTVEKVTKRVNVRESVFRDLNPHIRGDRIPPGIHIYIPKDRLVFSEEGFIRLENGAKLIIR; via the coding sequence ATGAAATTAGGAATTGTCCTAACTTTATTTGCGGTTTTTTTAACCTCCTGCACACCTACTGTGAGGAATACCCTTTTATCAAAGAACAGCAACGTAGAGCTGGTAAAAAAAGGTGCTTTTGGATTTTCTGAAGAAGAAGAAAGATTTATAGAGCAAGAAGCCAGAACTTTCAACATTAATATTCCAGATAGGCAAGAGATAATGCGGTTCGTAAATTATTTCTTAGCAAGCAGGCAAGAATTTGAGAGGATGATGCAAAGGGCCAACTATTACATGCCAGTCATAAAACCCATCCTTAAAAAACACAACCTTCCAGAAGAGCTTGCACTTTTGCCTGCAATAGAAAGTGGTTTTAATCCTTTTGCGGTTTCACGTGCAGGTGCGGCTGGTCTGTGGCAGTTTATCCCTTCCACCGGAAGAAGGTATGGTCTTAGGATAGATCAGGATGTGGATGAGAGGTTTGATGTTATCAAATCTACAGAAGCGGCTGCGCTTTACTTGAAGGATCTGTATGAAATGTTTAAGAGTTGGGAGCTGGCTCTTGCGGCGTACAACTGTGGAGAAAACTGTATAATCAGAAGAACGGGTGGTATGGACTTTTGGCTAACTCAAGGTTTTTTACCAGCAGAGACCAGAAACTATGTACCCGCATTCTTTGCGGTGCTACTTTTGGCAAGGTATCCGGAGAAATATGGGCTAAGCTTGAACGTCCAGGGTTTAAATCTTAAGGCGGAGAAATTAGAAGAAGAGACAACAGTTGAAAAAGTTACAAAAAGAGTAAACGTGAGAGAAAGTGTCTTTAGAGACTTAAACCCCCATATAAGAGGAGATCGTATCCCCCCTGGAATTCATATTTACATTCCAAAGGATCGTTTAGTTTTCTCAGAAGAAGGCTTTATAAGACTTGAGAACGGTGCTAAACTTATTATAAGGTGA
- the metE gene encoding 5-methyltetrahydropteroyltriglutamate--homocysteine S-methyltransferase, producing MKTLAYGFPKLGERREFKSLLENFWKNKIDEVQFVEGMNSLRDWMVANYQEHVDVIPSNELSYYDFVLDTAVMLGAIPSRFGEYKGLKTYFEMARGKQALEMTKYFNTNYHYLVPELEGTNFKLLKNYPLEEYRYFKGKGIETVPKMLSPFTFLKLSKAIRKVEGQGLPFFELSKLESQQDFEAYFNAVFGVYEEVLKKLKEEGVKEILIEDPALCLELEDYEWDIVEEMYSCMSKYVDINVLTYYDSVSNYQRYVSLPVKALGFDLVSNRENLENIRKFGFPKEKELIAGVINGRQVWRACLDEKIRLVEELSRYARDVIITNSCPLFHLPVSVEFESDMEQELKERLAFAREKLFELKIIKSAIEGDQQARMEVERIKNILSSNFGEVQEVKERIRKLREEDFVRSVPYSERIKLQQEILKLPLLPTTTIGSFPQTEEVRKKRTEYRSGKIGAAEYEEFIKKQIEHVIRVQEEIGLDVLVHGEFERTDMVEFFAEKLGGVATTKHGWVLSYGSRVYRPPIIYGDVYRPEPMTLKEITYAQSLTQKPVKGMLTGPVTILNWSYYREDMPKEEIAYQIALALLDEVKDLEEAGIKVIQIDEPAFREGAPLKRRDWEDYFRWAVRAFRLCSNAKAQTQIHTHMCYSEFNEVIEYIHQMDFDVISIEASRSKGEIISAFESFKGWDRQIGIGVYDIHSPAIPDKQSIRQVLERAIKVLPVELLWVNPDCGLKTRRWEEVVPSLKNMVEVAQELREELVGVQ from the coding sequence ATGAAAACCTTAGCCTATGGCTTTCCCAAGTTGGGGGAAAGAAGGGAGTTTAAGTCTCTGCTTGAAAACTTTTGGAAGAATAAGATAGACGAGGTTCAGTTTGTTGAAGGGATGAACTCCCTGCGCGATTGGATGGTGGCAAACTACCAAGAGCACGTGGACGTTATACCTTCCAACGAGCTGTCTTACTACGACTTCGTGCTTGACACTGCGGTCATGTTAGGAGCTATACCTTCCCGCTTTGGTGAGTATAAGGGACTCAAAACCTACTTTGAAATGGCAAGGGGCAAGCAGGCGCTGGAAATGACCAAATACTTCAACACAAACTATCACTACCTTGTGCCCGAGCTTGAGGGAACAAACTTTAAACTTTTAAAGAACTATCCCCTTGAAGAATACCGTTATTTCAAAGGAAAAGGGATAGAAACCGTTCCAAAGATGCTTTCTCCCTTTACCTTCCTAAAACTTTCAAAGGCTATAAGAAAAGTGGAGGGTCAGGGGCTTCCGTTCTTTGAGCTTTCTAAGTTGGAAAGCCAGCAGGACTTTGAAGCTTACTTTAACGCAGTCTTTGGCGTCTATGAAGAAGTTCTGAAAAAACTCAAAGAAGAGGGGGTAAAGGAAATTCTGATAGAAGACCCAGCTTTATGTTTGGAGCTGGAGGACTACGAGTGGGACATCGTAGAAGAGATGTATTCTTGCATGTCTAAGTATGTGGATATTAACGTGCTAACATACTACGATAGTGTGTCTAACTATCAAAGATACGTAAGCCTTCCCGTAAAAGCTCTTGGCTTTGATCTTGTTTCCAACAGGGAAAACCTTGAAAACATAAGGAAGTTTGGATTTCCCAAGGAAAAGGAGCTGATAGCCGGTGTGATAAACGGAAGACAGGTTTGGAGAGCTTGCCTGGACGAAAAGATAAGGCTTGTGGAGGAGCTAAGCAGATACGCAAGGGATGTGATAATTACCAACTCCTGTCCACTCTTTCACCTTCCAGTTAGCGTAGAGTTTGAGAGTGATATGGAGCAGGAGCTAAAAGAAAGGCTTGCTTTTGCGAGGGAAAAGCTCTTTGAGCTAAAGATTATAAAGTCTGCCATAGAAGGAGATCAGCAGGCAAGGATGGAAGTAGAAAGAATTAAGAATATCCTCTCCTCAAACTTTGGAGAGGTGCAGGAGGTAAAAGAAAGGATCAGAAAGCTAAGGGAAGAGGACTTTGTAAGAAGCGTGCCCTATTCAGAAAGGATAAAGCTACAGCAAGAAATATTAAAGCTTCCTCTTTTGCCTACCACTACCATCGGCTCCTTCCCACAAACAGAAGAGGTAAGAAAGAAAAGGACAGAGTACCGTAGCGGAAAGATAGGCGCTGCTGAATACGAAGAATTTATCAAAAAGCAAATAGAGCACGTAATAAGGGTTCAAGAAGAGATAGGTTTGGACGTGCTCGTTCATGGAGAGTTTGAAAGGACCGATATGGTGGAGTTTTTTGCGGAAAAGCTCGGAGGGGTTGCGACCACAAAGCACGGATGGGTCCTATCCTACGGCTCAAGAGTCTACCGTCCACCCATAATATACGGTGACGTCTACAGACCAGAACCCATGACCCTAAAGGAAATTACCTATGCCCAGTCCCTAACCCAAAAGCCCGTAAAAGGTATGCTCACAGGTCCAGTTACCATACTTAACTGGAGCTACTACAGAGAGGACATGCCAAAGGAGGAAATAGCTTACCAGATAGCCTTGGCTCTACTGGATGAAGTGAAAGACTTAGAAGAAGCAGGTATAAAGGTAATTCAAATAGACGAACCCGCCTTTAGGGAAGGGGCACCACTTAAGAGAAGGGATTGGGAAGACTACTTTAGGTGGGCAGTAAGGGCCTTTAGACTGTGCTCCAACGCAAAGGCTCAAACTCAAATACACACCCACATGTGCTACTCGGAGTTTAACGAGGTTATAGAGTATATTCACCAAATGGACTTTGACGTTATATCCATAGAGGCATCCCGCAGTAAAGGAGAGATAATATCTGCCTTTGAGAGCTTTAAGGGTTGGGACAGACAGATAGGTATAGGTGTTTATGATATTCACTCTCCAGCCATTCCAGACAAGCAGAGTATAAGACAGGTGCTGGAAAGGGCTATAAAGGTTTTACCGGTAGAGCTTCTGTGGGTCAATCCGGACTGTGGGCTAAAGACCAGAAGATGGGAAGAGGTAGTGCCTTCTCTCAAAAACATGGTAGAGGTTGCGCAAGAGCTAAGAGAGGAGCTGGTAGGCGTTCAGTAA
- a CDS encoding flagellar hook capping FlgD N-terminal domain-containing protein: MEVSLKPSAPKVLPPNYTPGVDSMSSEDFLKVYLETLRYQDPFQAQDLSKMLDDMVKLNQVRFFNDIRSFTEGIKALFNQSTLISSLSLVGKDVVFSVEEVNTLKEGQYSLLSSENINGAVIKLLDGDTVVKELRMDLKKGLNELSLDGLPGGQFKVKVYKDGMEYPYVQVGMKGGIKAAAVINGELLFELTDGSFLSPSKIIYIGGV, from the coding sequence ATGGAAGTAAGCTTGAAACCATCCGCGCCAAAGGTATTGCCACCCAACTACACTCCTGGTGTAGATAGTATGAGCTCTGAAGATTTTCTAAAAGTATATCTGGAGACGCTAAGATATCAGGATCCATTCCAAGCGCAGGATCTTTCAAAGATGTTAGACGATATGGTCAAGTTAAACCAAGTTAGGTTTTTTAACGACATAAGATCCTTCACCGAAGGCATAAAAGCCCTCTTTAACCAATCTACCCTAATTTCCAGTCTTTCCCTAGTGGGTAAGGATGTCGTTTTTTCGGTTGAGGAAGTTAACACACTAAAGGAAGGACAATACAGCCTTTTATCTTCAGAAAACATAAATGGTGCAGTAATTAAGCTCTTGGATGGGGACACGGTAGTGAAAGAGTTAAGGATGGACCTTAAAAAGGGTCTGAATGAACTCAGTTTGGATGGCCTTCCAGGAGGGCAGTTTAAAGTTAAGGTATACAAAGACGGAATGGAATATCCCTACGTGCAGGTTGGCATGAAAGGTGGTATAAAAGCCGCAGCAGTTATAAACGGAGAGCTTCTTTTTGAACTTACCGATGGTAGCTTTCTAAGTCCGTCAAAAATAATATACATAGGGGGTGTTTAG